One Zingiber officinale cultivar Zhangliang chromosome 10B, Zo_v1.1, whole genome shotgun sequence genomic window, TCCCTtcctccttgtttcatattcttcTTCGCtattccctctttttcttttcttttcattcccATGGTGATTTTTTCCCTTAATGTGCTATATCATCTGGCTTATCTGGTTCTCATAGCAACATTGCTCAATCAATCCAAAGACAGGGAAGGGAACACACGTTTAGCATCACAAGGATAAATAGGCAATTGAAATTCATAGCAGAAAATTGTGTCCTTGGCAATTTTGTTGAGCAAAATTAGCTGGAGACAGCAACgttacagaaaaaaaaaaagaacaagttTTGTACCTTCTAAGCGTCTTTTTGACAGCCATGTTGCAGATGTAAGGGCATTCTCTTGGGGGCACCGGCGTCGGTGGGGCGGCATTGGCTCCGCGGGCATCGAATGAGATTTCCGCGGTGGCCGCCAGCTGTGGCTCGCCCTCGGCCCCCGCCTCCCTGTAAAACCCGAGGAGCACTGCCACGTGCGGCTCCAGGGCCACCCGCTCCTCGATGTACTGCTTCACGAGAAAGGTGAGGACGTAAACGTATCGGAGGGGAACGAACATGGACTCGGCGAAGGACTCGGCTAGCAGCTGCGCCGTGGCCTCGAGCTCGCCGGCCTCCATCGGCCGGATCTCGAGGAATCCACCGCCTCCGTCGCCAGTGAGGTCGAGTTCGATGCCACGGCGAAAAAGGCGAAGGGCGTCGAGGCTATGGAGAGCCTCGGGGTCGA contains:
- the LOC122030602 gene encoding uncharacterized protein LOC122030602 produces the protein MGCNPTPLSLSLDSALRPFLASRSPSVVQSRHKPHALRFLKLVRRASSPSPFLSNGPAPGTFLDPEALHSLDALRLFRRGIELDLTGDGGGGFLEIRPMEAGELEATAQLLAESFAESMFVPLRYVYVLTFLVKQYIEERVALEPHVAVLLGFYREAGAEGEPQLAATAEISFDARGANAAPPTPVPPRECPYICNMAVKKTLRRRRIGWHLLKACEELITQIKAQRRVYLHCRVIDKIPFQMYQKAGYNVIKTDSFLSWFTLQRRKHLMCKELPPCTDVIGSP